GAGGCCGCGCGCGCTGGCGAGGCCGGAGACGGCTTCGCGGTCGTCGCCGAGGAGGTAAAGAGCCTCGCCGAGCAGTCCAAAGAGCAGGCCAGCGAAATCGAGGCGATGGTCGGCGAGATTCAGACCAAGACCGACGACACGGTCGAGAGTCTGGACCGGACCGAGCGCCGCATCCAGTCGGGCGTCGAGAACGTCGAGTCCTCGCTGGAGACCCTACAGGACATCGTGGAGGCGGTCGAGGAGACCGTCCACGGCATCGGCGAGGTCGCCGAGGCCACCGACGAGCAGGCGGTCGCCGCCGAACAGGTCTCGGCGATGGTCGAGGAGGTCTCCCGACACGCGACCGACATCGCCAGCGAGGTCGCCGACGTGGCGGAGGCGACCGACGAGCAGGTCGAGCGCATCGAGCGCATCGAGGGGTCGGTCGAGCGACTGCACGACGACGCGGCGTAATCGCGGGCCACACTGCGGGACGGATTTTCGAGTCGATTACTCGCGAAGACACGTGAGCGTCACAGAACCAGAATATTTAATAATATTTGATTTGTGCTACGTTTTGTGTCAGAAAATACGATATCGGTAGCAGAACTCCGCTCTCGGGTATCCGAACTCCCGATTACTCTGTCGGAGGGAGAGAACGCCGCGTACGCCAGCGTCGATCAGGCGTTCTCGTTGGAGTCGGTCGTGATCGCCTTGGACGAAGAAGACTGCGTCTACGACGAGGAGACGTTCTCCGGTGTCGCGTACCAGCCCGACAGTCCGCTAGCGACGGTCGTCGTCTCGGGCGACGGAACGATTGTCGCCCTCGACGCACGGGAGCAAGCGGACGCGAAGACGGCCGTCTCGCAGGTCGTCGATAAATTGGACGACCTCGGTTTGCTCACCGGGGACTCCTCTCCGGAACTCTCCACGGACACGCGGGCCGTCCCGTTCGCGCTGGACGCGCCCGCGGTAGAGACGCTGGGCTACGACGACGAGTCGTAACTTCGACGGAAAGATGTCAGACACGCCCACCGACCGACAACGACGCACGCTCGATGCAGTCGGGGAATCGCCATCGTCTGCCGACGCAGACGACGTGACGACACTCGCCGAACTGGCCAGCCACCGCTCCGAAGACGTTCGGACGGACGCCGCGGAGACGCTGTCGGTCGTCGCCGCCGCGCAACCCGACCTCGTCGCCGACGAGATGGGTCCCGTCCTTCGAACGTTCCAACACGGCGATATAAACGTCCGAACGTTCGCGCTGGATACCGTCGCCACGCTGGGACAGCACTCCCCCGAGCGGTTCGCCGAGACGACCGCGATTACCAACGTCGCACAGGCGCTCAACGACCGCAACGAGTGGATTCGCGCCAGTGCGGCGGAGGCGCTCGGCGACATCGGCACCGAATCCCCGGCGCTTTTGGCGGACGCCGAAGTCGTCCGAACGCTCGCGCGCCGAATCGAATCCGAGGAGTTCCCCGACGCCCGCGCACAGATGGCGCGGGCTCTCGGACGAATCGGGCGGACGGCTCCCGAACTGATAGACCGGCGCGACGAGGCGACGCTCGAACGTCTCGTCGGCGAAGACGACGAGATAGCGGAGTCCCTTCGGTTCGCCGTCGACGCTATCGCGGAGGGCCGAGAGGCGGCGAGTGGGAGGGACTCCGAGTCCCGAGGAGCGGCGGGAACGGCGTTCTGCCCGGACTGCGGAACGGAGATTACGGCCGAGTCCGTTCCGAACTTCTGTCGAAACTGCGGACACGAGCTATCCTGAACGACCGGGCGTTCGCTTCGGTGCAGTTCACCTCCTCGTCCCGTTTCGACCCGGCGTTCTACGCCCGGCGAAAACTGGAGAATGCTTAGGGAACGAATTCCCTTGCTTTGGGAAACGTGTAGTCAGGCGCGTTTCTGAATCTCCTCACGTAACAACTCGCTCACCGTGTCGCCGTCCGCTTTCCCGCCGAGCGCGCCCATCGCCTCGCCCATCAGGCCGGAGAACGCCTGCATGCCCTCGTCTTGTACTTGCTCCTCGTTGCGCTCCACGACCTCCACGACGGCCTCGCGCACCTCGTCTTCGCCCGCACTGCCGAGACCTTCCCGCTCGATGGCCTCGCTGGCGGTCAGTTCGAGGTTCTCCGCGAGCGCCCCGAGGAGGTCCCCGACGTTGCCCTTCGCGGTCTCGCCGTCGGCGACCGCGTCGAGCGTCCCGAGGAAGTGGTCGTCGGTCAGGTTCTCGACCGGCACGCCGTCGCGCCGGAGTTCCGTGACCGTACTCTCGACGGTCTGGGCCGCGAGCGTGGGGTCCGCGCCCAACTCGCCGACCGCGCGCTCGAACAGCGGCATGCGCTCGCCGTAGGCGACCTGCTCGGCGAGGCCCGCGTCGAGACCGTACTCGTCCTGATACCGCTCGACCTTCTCGGTCAGCAGTTCGGGCGTCTCGACCTCGCTCGGGTCGGGTTCGACCGGGGGCACGTCGGTCTCGGGGTACATCCGCGCCGCGCCGGGGAGCGGCCGGAGATAGCGGGTCGTGCCGTCCTCGTTCGCGCCGCGAGTCTCCTCGGGCACGCCCTCAAGCGCGGTCTCGGCGCGCTCGGCCGCGGCCTCGATGGCCAACTCGGCGGTCTCGGGGTCGGCGGCGACGATGGCCACCGCGTCCTGCTCGCCCGCGCCGACCGCTTCGCGCAGGGCATCGACCTCGTCGTCGGTGACGCCGTAGGCCGGGAGTTCGTCGGTGTGGAAGATGCCGCCCGCGCCGTGGCGCTTGGCGTGGTCCGAGAGTTCGGTCCCGAGGCGGCGGTCCGGTTGAATCTCCGCGCCGACCAGTCCGTCGAAGCCGTAGAGGGGGACCGCCGTGACCTTCCCGCCGGATTCGAGCGCCGAGCCGATGACGCCGCTCTCGGTGTCGGCGAAGGTGTCGGTCACGTCCACCACGTCGCCGACCGAGGCGTCGCGCTCGCGGAGTTCGTCGCGGAGTTCGAGGAGCCGAACCTGTCGGTGGACCTCGTTCTCCACGAGGTCGTCGATGTCGTCCAAGCTCTGGACGCCCTTGACCTCGACGCGCGCGCCCTCGGCGATGGAGATGTTCACGTCTTGGCGGATGGTGCCCAGTCCGCGCTTGACCTTCCCCGTCGAGCGCAGGAGCATCCCGATTCGCTCGGCGGCCTCGCGGGCCTGCTCGGGCGAGCGGATGTCGGGCTTGGTGCCGATTTCGACCAGCGGGATGCCGAGTCGGTCGAGGCTGTAGAGGACGCCCTCCTCGCGCTCCTCGACGCGCTGGGCGCTCTCCTCTTCGAGCATCAGGTCCTCGATGCCGACCGCGCCCTCGCTGGTCGAAATCTCGCCGTCGGAGGCCATCAGCGTCGAGCGCTGGAACCCGGAGGTGTTCGAGCCGTCCACGACGATTTTCCGCATGACGTGGGCTTGGTCCACCACGTCCATGTCCAGCAGTTGCGCGATTTCGAGGACGACCGCTTGGGCCTCGTCGTCCAGTCGGTGGGGCGGTTCGTCGTCCTCCTCGACCAGACAAGTGGTGTCGTAGGCCAGATACTCGAACTCGCGCTCGACGCGGCTCTCTTCGAGCGCCGCCTCGTCTAGCTCGCCCAGCTCGCTCTTGGTCGGGTGGAGGTAGCGGTGGAACCGCCGGTCGGACTCGTCGGGTTCCCGGAGTTCGGT
This region of Halorussus salinus genomic DNA includes:
- a CDS encoding TATA-box-binding protein, giving the protein MSENTISVAELRSRVSELPITLSEGENAAYASVDQAFSLESVVIALDEEDCVYDEETFSGVAYQPDSPLATVVVSGDGTIVALDAREQADAKTAVSQVVDKLDDLGLLTGDSSPELSTDTRAVPFALDAPAVETLGYDDES
- a CDS encoding HEAT repeat domain-containing protein; amino-acid sequence: MSDTPTDRQRRTLDAVGESPSSADADDVTTLAELASHRSEDVRTDAAETLSVVAAAQPDLVADEMGPVLRTFQHGDINVRTFALDTVATLGQHSPERFAETTAITNVAQALNDRNEWIRASAAEALGDIGTESPALLADAEVVRTLARRIESEEFPDARAQMARALGRIGRTAPELIDRRDEATLERLVGEDDEIAESLRFAVDAIAEGREAASGRDSESRGAAGTAFCPDCGTEITAESVPNFCRNCGHELS
- the gatE gene encoding Glu-tRNA(Gln) amidotransferase subunit GatE, translated to MTDHDYDELGLVAGLEIHQQLDTESKLFCNCPTELREPDESDRRFHRYLHPTKSELGELDEAALEESRVEREFEYLAYDTTCLVEEDDEPPHRLDDEAQAVVLEIAQLLDMDVVDQAHVMRKIVVDGSNTSGFQRSTLMASDGEISTSEGAVGIEDLMLEEESAQRVEEREEGVLYSLDRLGIPLVEIGTKPDIRSPEQAREAAERIGMLLRSTGKVKRGLGTIRQDVNISIAEGARVEVKGVQSLDDIDDLVENEVHRQVRLLELRDELRERDASVGDVVDVTDTFADTESGVIGSALESGGKVTAVPLYGFDGLVGAEIQPDRRLGTELSDHAKRHGAGGIFHTDELPAYGVTDDEVDALREAVGAGEQDAVAIVAADPETAELAIEAAAERAETALEGVPEETRGANEDGTTRYLRPLPGAARMYPETDVPPVEPDPSEVETPELLTEKVERYQDEYGLDAGLAEQVAYGERMPLFERAVGELGADPTLAAQTVESTVTELRRDGVPVENLTDDHFLGTLDAVADGETAKGNVGDLLGALAENLELTASEAIEREGLGSAGEDEVREAVVEVVERNEEQVQDEGMQAFSGLMGEAMGALGGKADGDTVSELLREEIQKRA